The following proteins are encoded in a genomic region of Deltaproteobacteria bacterium:
- a CDS encoding glycosyltransferase family 4 protein — translation MARILVEGRVLAHAQTSGVERYVAEVSRRLPLAGSMHRFEIARPLSQGMLSQHLWLHFSLPQRCAAGGYDVLFCPANIAPLLKPAAARLVLTVHGIAYRFSPESYSTSFCRYYSWLVPRSLKNADAVVAVSAAEKKSILNEYPWVAPEKIHVIAGGLDHSVFNLDSKGAAQEILKQRYGIRGEFILGVGSFKPVKNFAGLIEAYRAIRNRISAQLVLVGGTPAHGLSESAGITALGHIEADLRYFYQAAKMLVFPSRYEGFGLPPLEAMACGCPVIVSKAGALPEVCGDAAVYVDAEDTQSMAAAIVEMAAREELRDEHIARGSRRAKDFSWEKTAAETIKIFDQLCVR, via the coding sequence ATGGCCCGTATCTTGGTCGAAGGCAGGGTTCTCGCGCACGCCCAGACGAGCGGCGTCGAGCGCTACGTCGCCGAGGTGAGCCGGCGGTTGCCGCTGGCTGGTTCGATGCACCGGTTCGAGATCGCCCGTCCGCTCTCTCAAGGGATGTTGAGCCAGCACCTTTGGCTGCATTTTTCTCTGCCGCAGCGCTGCGCTGCGGGTGGCTACGACGTCCTTTTCTGTCCGGCGAATATTGCGCCGCTACTAAAACCAGCAGCGGCAAGGCTGGTGCTCACGGTGCATGGGATCGCCTATCGCTTCTCGCCGGAGTCCTATTCCACGAGCTTTTGTCGCTATTACTCATGGTTGGTGCCGCGCTCGCTGAAAAACGCCGACGCGGTCGTGGCCGTTTCTGCCGCCGAAAAAAAAAGTATTCTGAACGAGTACCCCTGGGTGGCGCCGGAGAAGATTCACGTCATCGCCGGCGGCCTCGACCACAGCGTCTTCAACCTCGACAGCAAGGGGGCGGCGCAGGAGATCCTAAAACAGCGCTACGGTATTAGAGGTGAATTCATTCTCGGCGTCGGCTCGTTCAAGCCGGTGAAGAATTTCGCCGGACTGATCGAGGCCTATCGAGCGATCCGCAATCGTATCAGCGCTCAGCTGGTGTTGGTGGGCGGGACGCCGGCCCATGGGCTGAGCGAAAGCGCAGGCATCACCGCGCTTGGTCATATCGAGGCGGATCTGCGCTATTTTTATCAGGCAGCAAAGATGCTGGTATTCCCGTCGCGCTACGAAGGTTTCGGCCTGCCGCCTTTGGAGGCGATGGCGTGCGGCTGCCCGGTGATCGTGTCAAAGGCCGGCGCTTTGCCGGAAGTTTGCGGCGACGCCGCCGTTTACGTGGATGCCGAGGATACCCAGAGCATGGCTGCGGCGATCGTCGAGATGGCTGCCAGAGAAGAATTGCGCGACGAACATATCGCCCGTGGTTCGCGCCGGGCGAAGGATTTCAGCTGGGAGAAAACCGCCGCCGAGACGATAAAAATCTTCGATCAACTCTGCGTGCGATAG